The genomic region AATGTAACTTCTAGTGCTCTGTTATTTACATGCACCATGTTTGATAGTGAAGTTGCACCAGAATAACTACCTAAAAGCAATTGCATCATTTATTATCAGCAAAAAAGCACTCCCAATAAATGCTACTTCTGAAACTTTTAAAAGAACTGCATCTGATTTTGTCAGATCTCAGCCAATGTATTAACTGTTATTGTTTCGTCTTTAGAGACAGGCCTCCAACATTTCATGTCCAAGCCTGGTATGATGAGGTGAGAGATTTCAGCTACCCCTATCCACAGGAGTGTAACCCTTACTGCCCATACAGATGCTCTGGACCTGTCTGCACACATTACACACAGGTAAAACCACAGTCACCAACTCAACAACACCAACTCCAAAACTTTGCCTGAAAAATATGCATCTGTATATAAtgtgctcttaaagggatagtccacccaaaaaatgagaattctattgttcaAACCCCATGTGATTTACACCCAACTGTGgagataggcagaatgttagcctcagtcaccattcactttcattacatcttattTCCATGCactgaaattgaatggtgactgatgctgtcagtccctaatattaTGCCTaagatttccttttgtgttccatggtagaaagaaagtcatgcaggtttgaaacaaaatgagggtgagtaaatgatgacagaattttcacttttgggagaACTGTCCATTTAAGTCAACCAATGTGATACAGTATTATGATTTGTTCACAGCTTGTTTGGGCCACAAGCAACAAGATTGGCTGTGCCATCAATGTGTGCTACAACATGAATGTTTGGGGGATGATCTGGGCCAAAGccgtgtacctggtctgcaattaCTCTCCTCCGTAAGAACACTCAGCTCTGCTTTGTCTTTTGCAATATACATATTTCTAAACATGCCTTATTCCTAGCTTTTGTAATTTTGCATCTTTTTCTCAGTGGTAACTGGTGGGGACATGCACCATACAAGCACGGAACCCCATGCTCTGCCTGTCCTCCCAGCTATGGGGGTGGTTGCAGAAACAATCTCTGTTATAAAGGTAgaaatttgattaaattattaaatcgatatcataaatataattttttcattagtaagttaaagggataattcacttaaaaatgacagttctctcatcatttactcaccctcatgccatcccagatgtgtatgactttctttcttcggaagaacacaaagacttttagaagagtatctcagctctgtaggtacatacaatgcaagtgaatggttatcagacctttgtagctccaagtATCACACAAATAtaacataaaagcaatccatttaactccagtgtttaaatccatatcctcagaagtgatataataggtgttgcTGAGAAACAGAACACTTTTTAAGTacgtttttactctaaatctccagtttaactttcactttcagatatgaAACTAAACCGGCACCACAGGTgacttttagatgtaaaagtgaaagtggagatttagagtactAGAAtagccacacctattatattgcttctgaagatatggatttaactactggagtcttatgaattacttctatgtttcttttatgtaatttttggagctacaaaggtctgatcatcattcacttgcattgtatggaccaaaaaagctgagatatacttctaaaaatatttgtttgtgttctgctgaaaaaaaaaaaaaacaactcatacacatctgggatggcatgaataagagtaaatgatgagagcattttaatttttggatgaactatccctttaacagacatTTGTGAAGGCTTCAGTCTGTAACTTTTGAAAAACTGAATAAAACTGTACTCTTTTAAGATGATGGCAGTCATACACAATATACCCCTGAGACAGAAGAAAGTAACTATATCGAGCTAGAACCCGAGCCAGTCCAAAGCCATGACCCTCACCACAGAGATGAGTCTCCAACACCTTCTCCCAATGAAAACATTGAGACAAATGAGGTCATCAGCACTTCCCAAATGTGTAAGATGACTTGATATTCAATTTTATGGGTTAACTTCAGATAAGATATCAAGATATCCAAAAGTTCCATGTATTCATTTGTTTAGCATAGGCATTACTTTGCCTGTACTGTGCACCTTTATGTGTTACAAGCTGAGTGTGTAAGTTTAATGAAATGATAACCAAACGTTAagcacttgtttgttttttgttttttttgaagcTCAGCAAGTAGAATGTAATACTAGATTACGTGATCAGTGCAAAGGAACTACCTGTAACAGGTAATTTGGTTGACTCTTATGTTTATAGTTACAATAGAATGTGGCTGGATCATGGTACTATGAATTATTTCATGACTGGTAAATCTTTTAACAGGTATGAATGCCCACCAGGTTGCTTGCACAACTATGGAAAAGTAATTGGATCAGTTAATTATGACATGGTAAGTTAATGCATACTgtttgtataatatatattttttttaatcacagtaTGGTGCTTCATCCCATATTGGCTGatatcaaataaaatgtataagcTGATTTTTccagttacatattttaaatactgtGCTATTATGGATAGATTGTGGTCAGTTCAGGGTCTCTCTcattaatgttgttgtttttccagcAATCCAGTATCTGTGGAAGTGGTTTGCATGCTGGAATAATAGATGACGATGGAGGCTGGCTGGATGTCACCAGGGTGAGCAGAAGGCAACGATTCTCAAAGTCCTTCAAGAATGGAGTTCAGACTCTAGCGTAAGTCACAGACCCCACATGTTTCATGCTGCTAGAGGCAGTTTCAGCACTGCTCTCATTTTTGATTGTCATGTTGTTCCTCAGGAAAAATCAAAGTGCCAATGCCTTCACTGTATCAAATGTCCAAGGTCAGTGCGAGTGTGTCAATCTGATCATTCTTTTTATGAGATAATGTTGCCAGAGATTTCAGAAAAGAAATTGAATAACAAATGTTTTGTGACTTCCAGTGAAAGCTGTTAACTGTGAAACCACAGTGTCACAATTCTGTCCTTTTAAGAAACCAGTCAGGCACTGTCCCAGGTAAATTTATGTTATACAGAAATAAACCTGACAGATTATACAAAATACCAGgcggtaaataaaaaaataaataatttattgttaGTAAAACAACAACTAACAAGATGTATTTTTTCAGGTTGTATTGTCCACGTAACTGCTTGTATGACAGCTCTGCGCGAGTAATTGGAACCCGCTATTATTCAGATGTAAGTCTTTGTGCATATTATTTTGATTTGAACTAAGGCTATGATTTtgaacttgcaaaaaaaaaaaaaaaacagaaaaaaaacaagatcTAAAGAAATGGTGTAGATTagatttatttactgtaaatattctTAATGTAGTTGTTTTGCCATTTACCAGACagtattgttttgttctgtaagggatTTTAGCCATTTTGGAACTTCTACCAGCtgctgaattagccacgcccccctctttccaaaaccttgCGCTCCAAAGacacgtgcgcacacacaaacactagagTGAGTGTTGTGTTGAAGCAGATGGAGGGGGGAGTGTCCCCCTGAACTTTTTACTGTCTGACCCTGAGTGTTTTGTGGGAGCAGGACACCTTACCGACACTTTTACGAGCATATATGTGCTGCCCTGTGAACACacacaatgattgacaggcagaaagtctaCTGCGAATCAAACAATCTGACTTCTTTTTCGCTGCTGTTTACCAAGCCTAGGGCTGTTGTACAGACGGATGTGATATTTTATGGCACTTATTTTGGTGATATCTGACAGGTTAGATGGAcgttttctgcatgtcatttaataaaatctaaaaaaaaaatcactgcaaaacccttcatttttatttcaatactttgaatttATAATATGTACACTGTTTAAAGATTACtctattcaatttgatggaaatttgtcacaCAACTGAAATGCGTAAACCTTAAATAGTCTGAAGTGCGCATTGTTCTATCGCTGCCCTATTACAAATATTATGAAGTCACCTACTGCTTTATTAGAACTACTGTAGTCAGacacatttctcattaaattattCCAAGAGAATAAGATCTATGCAATCCACATAAATTGTAAAGCTTTTTTCTCTGacagtatgtcaacaattgtgaATTAATGAAATTTTCCTCTGAGTTGCTCTGTTACATCTATTAAAAGTTACTGTTCTGTTACAATTACTGTAGAAAAATTAGATATTTTTCTGTCTCTGTCCCACCGAGCAGAAGTCCAGTATATGTAGGGCAGCTATCCACGCAGGAGTGATTCGGAGTGACTCGGGAGGTTATCTGGACATAATGCCTGTGGACAAGAGGAAGCAATACAAGGGCTCCTACCAAAATGGAATTACCTCAGAGAGGTACTAAGTTGAGTCAGCTTCTCAGAGTCACTGCTGGCATATACAATGTAGTTCGATAATCTTTCCATGTTGGCTTCAGCCTGGATGTAACTCTCTTGACTTATTATCTAATATCCCACTTTATGAGCTCAGTTGGATAACCTAATCATTATATTTAGTGGGTGGCTGAACCAAAATCTTAAAGACTTTGACTTTCTGTAAAATAAAACCAGACCACCTACACGGTCTGGTTTTATTTTGATTGGTTAAATAGTATGTTGGTGGTATAAGGAGTATCTTAAAGGTGATTAATGAATCATACTGTATTTAAATCATGTATCTTTCTGTCGTGCTGGATTTGGATTCATATTGGCCATTATTCTTCCTTTTAGCCTACAGAATCCCACAGGAGGCAAAGCATTCAGAGTGTTTGCGGTCATTTGAAACCATTCTCCAAGGACGGATGCAAAGAAATAGAGCTCTTGGTAATGTAACAGGCAGTAATTACTGCACgtttggtttgctggtcttgCTGAGCTGCATTTAAGGCCAGTGCTGTTATGAAAAATCTCCTCATGGGAAAAAAGACATTGACACCATCTGGTCCTGAGAAAACTGAGTCTCAATGTTTTCTATTTGTGTGCTTgtacatgtaatatatatatatatatacacacacacacattgtaaatATGGTGAATTCATCCTTTCAT from Myxocyprinus asiaticus isolate MX2 ecotype Aquarium Trade chromosome 5, UBuf_Myxa_2, whole genome shotgun sequence harbors:
- the LOC127441042 gene encoding cysteine-rich secretory protein LCCL domain-containing 1-like, with amino-acid sequence MKCGREDWYSGLVLLLIVQTVVSMVIPNATHLEALLEKYMDKDEAWWQSRQRGKRAISQSDMQLILDLHNKLRGQVYPTASNMEYMVWDTELERSAEHWAHTCLWEHGPSHLLTQIGQNLGAHWGRDRPPTFHVQAWYDEVRDFSYPYPQECNPYCPYRCSGPVCTHYTQLVWATSNKIGCAINVCYNMNVWGMIWAKAVYLVCNYSPPGNWWGHAPYKHGTPCSACPPSYGGGCRNNLCYKDDGSHTQYTPETEESNYIELEPEPVQSHDPHHRDESPTPSPNENIETNEVISTSQMSQQVECNTRLRDQCKGTTCNRYECPPGCLHNYGKVIGSVNYDMQSSICGSGLHAGIIDDDGGWLDVTRVSRRQRFSKSFKNGVQTLAKNQSANAFTVSNVQVKAVNCETTVSQFCPFKKPVRHCPRLYCPRNCLYDSSARVIGTRYYSDKSSICRAAIHAGVIRSDSGGYLDIMPVDKRKQYKGSYQNGITSESLQNPTGGKAFRVFAVI